ATTGACTCAACAGCAAGTGCAATAAGACTAGTCTTCACACGGGTCAGTGTAATGCAGAAGGCCTTTCTGTCAGTTTTAGTGCAtttaataaatctaaatatcatCATTGAATTTgacaacagtgtttgtgtggctgACCCTGTCCAAAACTACAAACctcagattaaataaaaacttttacaacatttttgaACGTGTAATGTTTTATGAATGAGTCAGAAGTGTCAGATCCAGGATAGCAACAGCAGAACTAAGTATTTTCTAAACACCGCCCGTCCGCCAGCAGGAGACGTCACCGTCCACACCCTCTGTTGTCTAACCGGGACACTGTCTGTTTTGTTCTCAGGAGGAAACACAAtcacttaaataaatacaaatgaaaccTGAAGGTGGTGaagtaaagagagaaaatgctGCACAGTCACAGTGAATCAGGTTTATCTGACCTGCaacaattaatgtttgaaacGTGGAGTCATCCGCTGCTGAACACCACTGCCCTCAAGTGGCTAAACCGAGCGGCCTGGTTTCATTTCCAAActtttttccacacacacacttcaaaaaGTGGTCAGTAGACTGGGTTTAATACTTCCTTATATTTATTCAATGTTGCAAACAGTTCTCTTCTACATTTTATAACGTGTAGAGCGAAGTAACAGTGGTTGTAACAGTTTACAAACCCTTAAATTTATTCAATCAACAGTTCTCTACATTTTATAACGTGTAGAGCGAAGTAACAGTGGTTGTAACAGTTCACGAACCCTTTAATTTATTCAATGTTGCAAACAGTTCTCTTCTACATTTTTGAACGTGTAGAGCAAAGTAACAGTGGTTGTAACAGTTTACAAACCCTTAAAAACAATGGAATGCATGTGTTTAATACTCCTCcccttcctcatcatcatctcccaAACTATCAGCTCCGACCTCCTCGTAATCTTTCTCCAGAGCTGCCATGTCCTCTCTGGCCTCGGAgaactctccctcctccataCCCTCACCCACGTACCAGTGAACGAAGGCCCTCTTGGCGTACATGAGATCAAACTTGTGGTCAAGGCGAGCCCAGGCCTCAGCGATGGCGGTGGTGTTGCTCAGCATGCACACGGCCCTCTGGACCTTGGCCAGGTCTCCACCAGGAACCACAGTGGGGGGCTGGTAGTTGATGCCGACCTTGAAACCAGTGGGACACCAGTCCACAAACTGGATGGAGCGTTTGGTCTTGATGGTGGCGATGGCGGCGTTGACATCTTTGGGCACCACATCTCCACGGTACAGGAGGCAGCAGGCCATGTACTTACCGTGGCGAGGGTCACATTTCACCAGCTGATTGGCCGGCTCGAAGCAGGCGTTTGTGATCTCGGACACTGTTAACTGCTCATGGTAGGCCTTCTCAGCAGAGATGACGGGAGCGTAGGTGGCCAGAGGGAAGTGGATACGGGGATATGGCACCAAGTTGGTCTGGAACTCTGTCAGATCGACATTGAGGGCACCATCAAAACGGAGGGAAGCAGTGATGGAGGACACGATCTGACTGATGAGCCTGTTCAGGTTGGTGTAGGAGGGACGCTCGATATCCAGGTTCCTGCGGCAGATATCGTAGATGGCCTCGTTATCTACCATGAAGGCACAGTCAGAGTGCTCCAGGGTGGTGTGGGTGGTCAGGATGGCGTTGTAGGGCTCCACCACAGCAGTGGACACCTGGGGGGCGGGGTAGATGGAGAACTCCAGCTTGGACTTCTTGCCGTAGTCGACAGACAGACGCTCCATCAGCAGGGAGGTGAAGCCAGAGCCGGTGCCTCCTCCGAAGCTGTGGAAAACCAGGAAGCCCTGAAGACCAGTGCACTGGTCAgcctgaagacagacagagaggcagattAAATATGAGACAATATTATGATTTAgtttgatgttttctgtcaaaatTAAGAAAAATTAACTGATGCAGTTTACCAACAGGTtaatcaaccatgagggaacaaatcCAGCATCAAATCGATCAAGAATCAATTAAGTACCAGTTTGCGGATCCTGTCCAGCACCAGGTCGATGATCTCTTTGCCAATGGTGTAGTGTCCACGGGCGTAGTTGTTGGCAGCATCTTCCTTTCCGGTGATCAGCTGCTCAGGGTGGAACAGCTGGCGGTAGGTTCCAGAGCGCACTTCATCTGAAGAGACAGAGTCAGTCAGAAATGACTCAACACTTTGATTTAAGGAAATCAGAGTCACCCTGGTTTCTACATTTCATGACAGTTTACCGATGACAGTGGGCTCCAGGTCGACGAAAACAGCTCTGGGGACGTGCTTCCCAGCTCCGGTCTCACTGAAGAAGGTGTTGAAGGAGTCGTCTCCTCCTCCGATGGTCTTGTCGCTGGGCATCTGTCCGTCCGGGTGGATCCCATGTTCCAGGCAGTAAAGCTCCCAGCAGGCATTGCCAATCTGGACACCGGCCTGACCAACGTGGATGGAGATACACTCACGCTGTGGAAAGAAGAGAACTATTATTCAACCGCGTGCATTTATCTATTTATGAAAccgaggaggaaaataaaaaagggctTAGTCAGTAAAAAACAAGCTTCGAGCTAGAAATCACATGTTGTGGACTGTTCCTGGAGCTAATGCATGATctgaagaagaaagaagctCTTTGTGAAGATCACCATGAATAGAGTCACCTGACAGATGCTGTACATTCATTATTTACCCTCTGAGCAGGAAATCCTTCATCGACTAAAATACCACAGAGCTGATTATTCAGACATGTGgttgagggaggagggggaaaaggatggatggaggacgGTTTAGTTTGAAAAGCCTGTGGTTGGAGTCTCAGAGGCCTTGAAGCCTCATGGGTGGATTAGACAAGAGGCCTGCGTCACTTCAGAGACTTCACTGCCTCAGTCCACTGACGGAGAACTAGCACCCGGTCTGGGCTGCTCTCACAGAGGGACCCGGTGCAGCAGCTGAGCTCGGGGACACTTTCACCTCCTGCACCTTGCGCTATAAgttcccctccccccccccccaggcagTTGTTTGAAAGAGGCGGTAAAACGGGCCTGTTCGCGGCTGAGAGCTCAGAGAGCTCCGCTAACTGGATCAGCGTCCggacaggaggagcaggaaactACGGCTCCTCCTGAATCTCAGCTGCTTCTTGTTCCAGCTCCActacatccacacacaaacacacgttctCGCACTTTGGTCCCTTTGGAGCGTCGCCATGTTCGCTCCCTGTGTTAAAAGCTGCTTCTGGAGCCGAGTCGAACTAAACCGCGGATATTTGTGAGCACATGATTCAGACAGAGTTTCTCCTACTCACCATGTTTCCTGGAACACTGAAGAGTTAGAGAACGACGCGACGTTGATTTGCTTCTGGCAACAAGACTCAATCTGTCCTGTGTCTGGAGCGAAGTGAAGGGTGCAGCCGTTAGCCCGAACTATTTATACTCCCGGAGCCCCGAGGAACAAAAGGACAACTGTGATTGGTCCACGGCTCACACGTGACCTCCTCCTATTGGTCCAGACGAAACAGACAACGCCCCGTCAAACTTTCTGAACTCCACACGGaagtaaaaccaaaaaataaaagattaaattaaattaaatattttactcaaacaacaaaaaatgaaatgcaaataaCTATTTAACTCAAACAGAAGAAGATACATGTTAGgagattacatttaaaataaatcataacaATCTATTTAACTTAAATATACGAGGactatttccattttattttcaattagattgaaagaaaataatggCTAAGTGGGGGAGGGGTCAAAGAACTATAAAGTCATCAATAAAGTTCAGCAGTTTTTaggcagtttttgtttttcgtgTAGAAAActacaaaatgttgaaaactatACAACTTAAATACtgacaaaataaattgaatgagaataaaattaagtagaataaaatcaaattaaactcaTGGGGCTTCTACAAGTCACTAGTAGTGAATGTTGTGTACCTGACCTGCAatgatttgatttcatgtttgCAAAATGGTCGAGTCATCTGCTGAACACCACATCCCCAAAGAGGCTCAGCTGAGTCATTAATGTTCTAACATGtttaagatgaaataaaaatgttctttacTGCTTTTTTACATCTTCCTCTTATATAGGTCGAATGAGGTTTACATTTTCCTCATTTCAGGTCATTTCAGATTTGCTGTATGTTTTGCTGTGTCATGGGTAGAGGGGCTGAGCTGCTCTGGGCTACAGAGCTGTTCATGACTCTGGGTGAATTCTTGTGCTATGCCCCTCTTTACATTGTGTTTGTCCGGCTGTTgatttttaatctgttaaaccaagagtttcagtgtttttgggCCGTTGACATCTGTTTGGTAAATATATCAAAAACCTTTTAACTCTCTCAGTAAGCAAGTTATCTAAAGCTCTGTGTGTTTAAGTCCTTTCAGAATAGCTGagtcctttgtttatgttttctttccattatTGTAGTTTTGATTTTCAATTCTATCATTTCCTTTTCACAGGTCTTCTTTTTAAGGACCTCTGATAACTGCTTTTGTTCCATCCCAGAGGGTTAAAGGATCAATCtcactcatttcatttatttctagaTAGTTCTTCATAACTTGttggaatttatttttcaaaatactCTCATTTAACAGTTTAATTCGTTCTCCAGTCTGATCTTCCCTTTTCCAAATCAACCTCTATCATTAGTATTATAGGTTCATGACCAGATAATGTGATGTTATCAGTTTCACTGTTTAGACAGCCCCATGTTGTCCATTACTTTGTGTATCTATCTTTGGGCACAAACTGAGATTTTAATTCACCGTCTAGAATTACAAAGCCTTTACTTTACAAgtctattattttaaaatgttctattaaaataaaagacaagtgTTGGTTTGCTGCAGTTTATCAGTCCACAGTTATTTTTCCTCAGATAGTTTCTAGAACATTAATTCCTCTTAAATGAGGTCaactttctttcatttaaaatgctgggtaatcacatttaaatattttaaaagagacaaaagtctttaaacttaaGTGCTTTTAGATTTACAGACttaattttgtttaatttacaaTTCTTACAGCTCTATGTAATAGATTAGGGTTTGTTGTGCATTTCCTTAGGTATGTGGAAACTGTTTAAGTTTAGATGCATCATCTCATCAGAGCATATTACTTTTTAAAcagtgatattattattatagatgATAAGATGAGTAAATCAAAGTATCCGTGATTGTTACCGTTTACAACTACAAACCACTTTGATATTAGCATGGACAGATAGTGGTCACAACTCCATTCAAAATGCTTCAAGTGCAACAGACCCTCTGCTCTGTgagaaaatatacatatatagagagagaaaaaattaAAGAGGAAACAATACTGCAGTCAACAAATACCTTTTATTGAGATCATGACAATGTCCAGGTAAAAACAATGGAATGCATGTGTTTAATACTCCTCcccttcttcatcatcatcctctcccAAACTATCAGCTCCAACCTCCTCGTAATCTTTCTCCAGAGCTGCCATGTCCTCTCTGGCCTCGGAGAACTCTCCTTCCTCCATACCCTCACCCACGTACCAGTGAACGAAGGCCCTCTTGGCATACATCAGGTCAAACTTGTGGTCAAGGCGAGCCCAGGCCTCAGCGATGGCAGTGGTGTTGCTCAGCATGCACACGGCCCTCTGGACCTTGGCCAGGTCTCCACCAGGAACCACAGTGGGGGGCTGGTAGTTGATGCCGACCTTGAAACCAGTGGGACACCAGTCCACAAACTGGATGGAGCGTTTGGTCTTGATGGTGGCGATGGCGGCGTTGACATCTTTGGGCACCACATCTCCACGGTACAGGAGGCAGCAGGCCATGTACTTACCGTGGCGAGGGTCACATTTCACCAGCTGATTGGCTGGCTCGAAGCAGGCGTTTGTGATCTCAGACACCGTTAACTGCTCATGGTAGGCCTTCTCAGCAGAGATGACGGGAGCGTAGGTGGCCAGAGGGAAGTGGATACGGGGATATGGCACCAAGTTGGTCTGGAACTCTGTCAGATCAACATTGAGGGCACCATCAAAACGGAGGGAAGCAGTGATGGAGGACACGATCTGACTGATGAGCCTGTTCAGGTTGGTGTAGGAGGGACGCTCGATATCCAGGTTCCTGCGGCAGATATCGTAGATGGCCTCGTTATCTACCATGAAGGCACAGTCAGAGTGCTCCAGGGTGGTGTGGGTGGTCAGGATGGCGTTGTAGGGCTCCACCACAGCGGTGGACACCTGGGGGGCGGGGTAGATGGAGAACTCCAGCTTGGACTTCTTGCCATAGTCGACGGACAGACGCTCCATCAGCAGGGAGGTGAAGCCAGAGCCGGTGCCTCCTCCGAAGCTGTGGAAAACCAGGAAGCCCTGAAGACCAGTGCACTGGTCAgcctgaagacagacagagaggcagattAAATATGAGACAATATTATGATTTAgtttgatgttttctgtcaaaatTAACTGATGCAGTTTACCAACAGGTtaatcaaccatgagggaacaaatcCAGCATCAAATCCTTCAAGAATCAATTAAGTACCAGTTTGCGGATCCTGTCCAGCACCAGGTCGAtgatctctttgccgatggtgTAGTGTCCACGGGCGTAGTTGTTGGCAGCATCTTCCTTTCCGGTGATCAGCTGCTCAGGGTGGAACAGCTGGCGGTAGGTTCCAGAGCGCACTTCATCTGAAGAGACAGAGTCAGTCAGAAATGACTCAACACTTTGATTTAAGGAAATCAGAGTCACCCTGGTTTCTACATTTTATGACAGTTTACCGATGACAGTGGGCTCCAGGTCGACGAAAACAGCTCTGGGGACGTGCTTTCCAGCTCCGGTCTCACTGAAGAAGGTGTTGAAGGAGTCGTCTCCTCCTCCGATGGTCTTGCCGCTGGGCATCTGTCCGTCTGGCTGGATCCCATGTTCCAGGCAGTAAAGCTCCCAGCAGGCATTGCCAATCTGGACTCCGGCCTGACCAACGTGGATGGAGATACACTCACGctgtggaaagaaaagaaatattattCAACCGCGTGCATTTATCTATTTTTGAAAcggaggaggaaaataaaaaagggctTAGTCAGTAAAAAACAAGCTTCGAGCTAGAAATCACATGTTGTGGACTGTTCCTGGAGCTAATGCATGATctgaagaagaaagaagctCTTTGTGAAGATCACCATGAATAGAGTCACCTGACAGATGCTGTACATTCATTATTTACCCTCTGAGCAGAAAATCCTTCATTGGCTAAAATaccacagagcagctgattATTCAGACATGTGgttgaaggaggaggggggaaaaaaaacttgtttggaggacaaagaaaatgtatcatcagcttaaaaataaaaaaagactttgacCAAACACAGCTGAAGTCAAACAAACCCTGAGAGATGAGATGTgcaaagagcagcagcttctcacAGGACGGTTT
This sequence is a window from Paralichthys olivaceus isolate ysfri-2021 chromosome 6, ASM2471397v2, whole genome shotgun sequence. Protein-coding genes within it:
- the LOC109642580 gene encoding tubulin alpha-1C chain-like, encoding MRECISIHVGQAGVQIGNACWELYCLEHGIHPDGQMPSDKTIGGGDDSFNTFFSETGAGKHVPRAVFVDLEPTVIDEVRSGTYRQLFHPEQLITGKEDAANNYARGHYTIGKEIIDLVLDRIRKLADQCTGLQGFLVFHSFGGGTGSGFTSLLMERLSVDYGKKSKLEFSIYPAPQVSTAVVEPYNAILTTHTTLEHSDCAFMVDNEAIYDICRRNLDIERPSYTNLNRLISQIVSSITASLRFDGALNVDLTEFQTNLVPYPRIHFPLATYAPVISAEKAYHEQLTVSEITNACFEPANQLVKCDPRHGKYMACCLLYRGDVVPKDVNAAIATIKTKRSIQFVDWCPTGFKVGINYQPPTVVPGGDLAKVQRAVCMLSNTTAIAEAWARLDHKFDLMYAKRAFVHWYVGEGMEEGEFSEAREDMAALEKDYEEVGADSLGDDDEEGEEY
- the LOC138410603 gene encoding tubulin alpha chain-like → MRECISIHVGQAGVQIGNACWELYCLEHGIQPDGQMPSGKTIGGGDDSFNTFFSETGAGKHVPRAVFVDLEPTVIDEVRSGTYRQLFHPEQLITGKEDAANNYARGHYTIGKEIIDLVLDRIRKLADQCTGLQGFLVFHSFGGGTGSGFTSLLMERLSVDYGKKSKLEFSIYPAPQVSTAVVEPYNAILTTHTTLEHSDCAFMVDNEAIYDICRRNLDIERPSYTNLNRLISQIVSSITASLRFDGALNVDLTEFQTNLVPYPRIHFPLATYAPVISAEKAYHEQLTVSEITNACFEPANQLVKCDPRHGKYMACCLLYRGDVVPKDVNAAIATIKTKRSIQFVDWCPTGFKVGINYQPPTVVPGGDLAKVQRAVCMLSNTTAIAEAWARLDHKFDLMYAKRAFVHWYVGEGMEEGEFSEAREDMAALEKDYEEVGADSLGEDDDEEGEEY